From Perca flavescens isolate YP-PL-M2 chromosome 19, PFLA_1.0, whole genome shotgun sequence:
GCTACACGGCATCGTCCGGAAACAAATGGAGGACTTGTATCGAACAGAGGTGAGCTTTATGAACATTCAACTAGATCAGACCCCTTTGTGTGGTATCACatcatttgacattttttgggACATTCTGCCCATTCAACTGAATGGAcggaatgttcaaatttgacaAATTCAGATATTTTCAACTGCTATCTACTCAttcaggctacatttacattgctacattttggtttccccatctcattccccctgctctggtgttttcccccctcattcccccctgctctggcgtttcctcctctcattcccccctgctctggcgtttcctcctctcattcccccctgctctggcgtttcctcctctcattccccctgctctggcgtttcctcctctcattcccccctgctctggcgtttcctccCTAAAccagagacatttggaaacacttctgtCCCGTTTTGGTTGCtaatctgcggggttgtgttgcagtctcaacggccaCGAATGGAGACCTTCGGCAACGCTGACGCCAAGGTTTCGCCGCATGATTGGGTCTTATCAGTCACGACGTCTCATTTtctgagactaagctactaactttaccatggcaactaccagcagcgGGCAGAGTATACACAatgcctcctgtttatgcccagtataccagaatgtAGATAAGATATTTTGGTTTAGGCGTGTAAGTTTagacggagattagttcttttactggagctaaaaacaccTGTGTTCACGgagatcgcttttggctcaaaactccgcttaaaaaaccaaaacgtagcgatgtaaatgAAGCCTCATACATTCACGTAGAAACTCCATTCAAACTTTACAATGTTCCACAACTGTTGCACGTTCTGGGAATTATTCAACTTTCAAATCCCATTGAAATTTTTACGAAATATTCAAACTTTTTCGTGGCTTAGTACAAACGTCAGAATGGCATTTGTACTCAGCCACGAAAAAGTTATTAGTGTGCATTGGATGAAATGTTCAGATTTAGATTGGGGGACTTGGCTGTATATCCCTTATTATAATAGTATAAAAGTCCACCACATACACTTTAAAGGGGAATAATATAATGAGCGTTGATTTACGACACCAGGTGGACGTTGACATGAAGCTGCGAGGCTGCTACGGGTCCTGCCGGGCGGTGTTACCGTTCAGCGTCGATCGTCTTGGCTATCAAACGGACATGGACGAGATGGACCGGGCTCTCAACCAGAGAAGGAAGGCCGGCTCGCCTCCGGAACACATCCCGCGTATCAAGCTGCAGCCTGTAGACGTGAGCCCGGCACGGTCCGCAGAGTGTAAGAGCATCCCAACCGCCTGGAGAGAACTGTTGACCCAGTTCGAGGACCTCGGAGCGAACCGGGTCATTCTGGAGGCTCGGGATCCCGCAGAGCTGGACTGAGACAGGTTTGACACTTGACAATGGAAGTAAAGGATGGgtgtttcttttccttttcaacGGCACTTTGTAACTTGGGATTGAAAGGTGTCTATTCAAATAAACACAATCGCTGTTTGGATTATTGATTTTGTGTAACACCATGCTTTCTCTGTGCACACTTACTGTTGGTAAATGTTAAAAGTCACTTTGTCCAGTGTTCTTCTATCGATTATATCTAAACTATGTTCTTCCAAAAATCTAATTGAGCATTTCATTtaagttcattttattttgactcTATGTGTATCACAAAGGATTAcatatcgtcaccttcctaatggcctaagtcattttttcaggtttttcagaaaacacaaaaaactgaaTGGCCTAAGTCACACGCTTGACATAGGCCATTATACTAAAGGAGTAGAATCAAATGACCTATTCATCTGAAGATCTAGGCAATTTTAGCAGAGGTGGCCAGCACCATGaggcaaaaaaatattttttgtcaaaaaatgacacaggccattattttaggaaggtgacgatattaaagctgtagtgcgtagtttctgccgcccccatgaagAATTCTTATAGTAATGATAACAAAACTGTTgacgcgtccacatgatacaaggcTTTCGTAATCGtgcacacagttgctagtagccacgGAGGATTCAAAAAACATGACGgattcttcagaagaggtcattatcttcacttgagtttctgcgtgggaaagtcaCAGATGAcataatcttctgaacatagccatactgagaaatacagagagagttgtgtggagctgatagtcttatgCAGCAACTAatttggcttgaatgtaacggacgttcattaatatcaaaaaagtGCAA
This genomic window contains:
- the LOC114546178 gene encoding fibrinogen alpha chain; this translates as MADSHPVTLHHSGMNAVERHQTPLLCVRTMTGLQGLISQMESKAERKLRKVCTTAKVYEDAAEKSMATMTRVYGYNWRVIANVLASERTFVERAQGLAGNLTSLRKRSSRLSRKLVELHGIVRKQMEDLYRTEVDVDMKLRGCYGSCRAVLPFSVDRLGYQTDMDEMDRALNQRRKAGSPPEHIPRIKLQPVDVSPARSAECKSIPTAWRELLTQFEDLGANRVILEARDPAELD